Genomic DNA from Actinopolymorpha sp. NPDC004070:
TGCGCCCTCTCCGCCTCGCGCTTCAGTCGCTTGTGTTCTTGCTCCGCAGTACGCCTTAAGCGCTCCGCTTCTCGCTGTCGCTGGCTTCGCGGTGACGTGCGCCCCGCCATGTCGGCCCCCTGGCTAGCTGTCGTCGCATCCAGTCGCCGTCGGAACTCCACGGCCTACAGGATGTGCATCTGGCTTCCTGGGATATGACCATCACAACCCCAGGCATTCTGGGACAAGCCTCCCCTTCTCCGATGATGACAGCAACTAGCTAGTTGTGCAGTGCCTTCTACCCAGAGTGGTCAGGGTTGTCGGAGTGGCAGTACACGTTCCGGCCCGAGCTTCAAGGCCGCGGCACTTCGCCATTCGCCGCAGACGGCCGTGTCCGGCCATAGACAGCCGGACACGGCCGTACTCGCCAGGTAGCCGCTGATCACGCATCGTCGCAGGTCAGCGGCCGTTTCCCGCTTGGACCGAGGGCATGGGATTCGGACCCATGAAGACAGGTGGGTCCTGCCTTAGCCGGTATCAAGCAATCTCCCACAGCCCGTCGGACACCACCGGACCGGGGCCAGCCCGGCTTTCAGCCACCGCTACCTATCACTGGGGTGGCGGGCTACTCGGTCCCCGGACGGCAGCCGCCGCAGATACCAGGCGTGACGGCACCTACGGTTGGCCACTCCTTCTGTCGGTGGCGTCGGGCAGAATCGATCCGTGAGGATCTTCATCGGGGCGCTAGTTGTTGCGGGTCATGACGTTGGTGACGGTCTGGTGGAGGCGTGAGGCGGGTGGTTGGTCGCCGGCGGCGGTGTGGGCTCGATGGTAGCTCCTCTCTGTCAAGCTCCAGTGAGGGTTTGGGGCGGCTGGTCGGCTGCGAGGTGGCGGTAGATGACCGTGGCGAGACGTCGTTTGAGGCAGCGCAGTGCTTCGCGATGTCCTTTGCCGGCGGCGCGTTTGCGTTGGTAGTAGGTGCGGGCGGGCTGGTGGGATCGGATCTGGCTGAGCGCGATGAGATGGAGCGCGTGGTTGAGTTGTCGGTCACCGGCGCGGGAGAGGCGGTGGCGGGTGACGTCGCCGGAGGAGACTTCGATGGGCGCGGTGCCGCAGTAGGAGGCGAAGTGGTCTGCGCTTGGGAATCGTGCGAGTGATCCGACCCGCCCGATGATGCGGGCGGCCAGTATCGGCCCCACGCCGGGGACGTTGAGGAGTGACGGTTCGACCTGTTCCAGCGCATCGGACAGGCGGCCGGCCGCGGCGGTGATCTTCTTGTCGAGGTGTCGGACTTCGGCGACGAGTTCGACCGCGAGTGCTCGCCTGGTGGCCCGGACTCCGCGGGGTCGGCGGACCCGGCCGAGCAAGGTGGCGGCCTGGCCGGCCGTGAGGAACTTCGGTGCGCCGCCATCGAGGAGCTGGCAGAGCAGCACGTGGAGCCGGTTGATGACTTGGGTGCGGTGTCGGACCAGTTCGTCTCGGTGTTCGCTGAGCAGCCGCAGTGTTTCAGCGTCTTCGTCTTGGCGGTGTTGCCGGTCGGCGCCGGTCAGGGCCGCGACGGCGACCGAGCGGGCATCGACCTGATCGGTCTTGCGTCCATGCCCGGTAGCAAGTTCCCGTATCCGGCTGCTGAGTTTGGACGGCACGTCCACGACAGTGATGCCGTCATCGATCAACCGTTGGGTTAGCGGCCGGCCAAGACCGTTGCTGCCCTCGATCGCCCACCGCACGTTGGGCCACCGTCGGGCCAGACGGCGCAGCTCGCGGTAACCGGTGCGGCTCGCCGACACCCGCAGCTCACCGAGCAGTTGATGACGGCTGTCGACTACCGCTGCGTACCAGCTGGCCTTGTGCGGATCGATGCCGATGACGACGTCGTGGTCCATGTCCAGGTTCCCTCTCGCGATACCAGGTGGGGAGCGCGGAGGGCAGACTGACGTCCGGCGTAGCAGACCTCTCTTGAGCCACTCCGCGCAGCGGGATCGCGGCGGGCGCACGCTATCAGCGAGCCAGCCACAGGCGGCATGTTGTAGTCGAGCGACCCCGCCCGCGATCCCTTGGCCTCAGACTGCAGCACCAAGGCCCAGACCCAGACCACCACGTCAGTTGTAGTGGATGTTCCACACCTGGATCGCCTCTGCGCGTTGGGTTTCGCTGGTCCACACCCGTGCGTAGAGGAGCTCCTCGGCCAGGGTCCGTTGGTAGCGCTCGACCTTGCCGTTATGGCGGGGTGTGTAGGGCCGGGTGCGCTGGTGGCGTGAGGCGAACGCCGTCGCTGTGCGTACGAAGGCCGAGGCGCGGTAGTTGGCGCCGTTGTCTGTGACCAGGCGGGTGATCCGGGCGATGCCGTGGGATGCGAAGAACGCCCGTGCCCGGTGGAAGAACCCGATCGAGGTCTTGGCGGTCTCGTCGGTGAGGTGTTCGGTGTAGGCCAGCCGGGAGAACCCGTCCACAGCCGAGTGCAGGTAGACGTAGCCGGCCTTGGCCGCGCCCTTCTTCTTGGCCTTGGCGCGCTGGGCGGCCCGGTCGGCGTCGCTGCCGCGGCCGTGAGCCCACCAGCCGCCGCCGTCGGGGATCCGGCCGACCTTCTTCACGTCCAGGTGCACCATGTGCCCGGGATACCGGGCGAGGATCCGCTCCGGGCGCCGGTTCGACGCACCGGACGGGTCCAGATCACGGCGCCGGTTGATGCCCAGCCGGACCAGCCACCGGCCCACCGTGGCGACAGAGATCCGATGGCCGCGGTGGGCGAGCTCGGCGGCAATCTTGCGGGCGGACCACTTGTGTTCGCGCCGCCAGGTCTCGATCAGCTCCACCACCTCATCCGGAGTCTGCGACGGCGAGGAATGCGGCGCGGAGGAGTGGTCGAGCAGACCGGCGTCGCCGCTGGTCCGGTAGCGGTTCACCCATCTCGACAGACACTGACGTGACACACCGGCCTCCGCGGCCACGTGAGCGATCGGACGGGTCTGGCAGCGGGTGACAAGACGCAGCCGACCGGCAGGAGTCAACGGGGCGCTAGCGTGGGACACGAGGGGTAGATCCCTTTCGATGAGCAGGACGGTTGGTCGCACTTCCATCCTGCCGTCAGGCGATCTACCCCTCCCTCACGCCCCGGCCACCGTCAACAACCTCATGAGCCACAACAGCTAGTCAGGGACTGCGAGCCGGGGGACGCTGCGGCAGTGGCCGTGGTCAGGGCCCTCGGCTACAAACCGACGTGCGCGGAGGTCGTCGGCGCCTCGCCTAATACCCTGAACAGACCCCAAGCGGCAGCACCTTCGACCGCTGCGAAGATCGGTACAAGGGGGCCAGCGCAGGAGTATCTGACCAGGCATGTCCATAGGTCTTTCCGTGACTCATCCTGCACGCGTAGAGCTACTCGGCGCGGAGCCTCGAGCAACGATCGACTCCTTCCCCCTGCTCCTCTTGGTCGAGACGCTAGCGAGCGCGCCTGTTCTGTGCCTATGCACGCATTCGGGCAGGAGGCCTGACCGGTGAGCATCCAACTGACCAGTACTGACCTGGACCAGTGGTCGAATCGTCGCGATGCCCAGGGCAAGCTGCCGGCGCTCGTACGTCGGCTCCTCATGTCGACAGTCCGCCCAGAACGAATTCGGTTCCCGGCCGCTGAGGGCATCGCGCTCCCAGGCTTGGATGGCGTTCTCAGGGTTTCTGGACCGGCAGGGCCATACGTACCGGCCGGGGAGTCGGTGTGGGAGGCCAGCACCGAGGCCCGGCCGAAGCCGAAGGCGACCCGGGACTATACGAAGCGCACTAACGAAACGACAACGGTGGAGCGCGCCGCCACCACCTTCGTCTTCGTCACTAGCCGCACGTTCGGCGACGCGGACGCGTGGGTCGAAGAGATGGAAGCCCGCGGGAACGGCTGGAAAGAGATCAGGGTCATCGACGCCCAGGACCTCGCGACCTGGCTCGAGACCTGCCCCGGAGCACACGCGTGGCTGTCGAATGAACTGGGCCGGCCGCTGGGCATTGTTGAACTCAGTCAGTGGTTCGACCGCTGGTCAGCGCAGACCGATCCAACCACGCCCGCCGCGCTGCTGTTAGCCGGACGCCGACGCGACGCAATCGACCTCCTCAACGAACTCGACGGGCATCCGAGCCCCATCGAGCGGTGTGCAGGCAGCGTCGAGGAGGTAGTTGCATTCATCGCTGCGACCCTGCGGCAAGGACCCGCCCGCGAGCCTGCGGCCGCCGACGGATCCGTGTCACCGAGCGTCGATGAGGGTGATACGAACGGAGTGCCGGAGGATGAGGACGTGCTCACCCGGGCCCGCGAGCCCGAGGAATTCGAGGCGCTGTTGGCTCGCTGCCTCGTGGTGGAGGGCGAGGACGCGTGGCGCCATTGGAGCCGTCACGACCATCCGCAGATTCTCATCCCGTTGTTCTATCCGGACTCGGTACAGGCGGCGGTCAAGGCCGGACACCATGTCGTCCTGCCGCGGATCTCGCGGGGCGCTCACGACAGGGGACGGCTGGCGTTGCTCCAAGTCGATGCCGCCCGGACAGCGTGGACCGATGCCGGGCTCGACTTTCGAGTTGCCGGGGAGTACGCGATCGCGTCGCGTCGTAACCTGCGTTCGTTGCGGCGCCGAATCGCCCGGCATCGGCGCCACCAGATGCCGGAATGGGGGTCGGGTCCGTCGGCCTCGCTGCTAGCGACCGTTCTTCTGGCCGGCGAGTGGGACACCAACTACGAGGGTGACCTTGAGGTCGTTCTCGCGCTGACGGAACGGGCATCGTGGCGGGCGCTCGCGCGTGATCTGGTCATGTTGACGAGTGGGGACGACCCGCCACTAGCGCAAGCCGGCATGAGGTGGTTCTTTGTCGACGTCATCGATGGTTGGGATGTGCTCGGCACATACTTGGTGGCCGAGGACATCGACGTTCTGCTTGAGCACGCGGTACCGGTTCTGACCGAAGTTGACCCGATGATGCACGTGACGGGCGAGCAACGGCTGGAGGTCTCCCTTGAGCCGACCCGGCCTCGTCGTCGACACTCGAGTCCGCTGAGGAACGGCATCGCGACCACCATCGCCGTTCTAGGCTCGCTCATAGGTGACAGCACAGTGGGCGGGCGCTGGACGGGCCAAGCTGTGGCCAACCGCGTAGTCCGCGAACTGCTGCACGGCGCAAACGCGGACCGATGGCTCACGCTGAGCAGCCACCTGCCCCTCCTGGCAGAGGCCGCGCCGACAGTATTTCTGGATGCGGTCGAGCAGTCCCTCAAACTCGCCGATCGCCCGGTAATGGCACTGTTCAACGAGGTTGGTGACGGGTTCGGGCAACTGCGATCGCGCCACTCACCGCTGCTGTGGGCGCTGGAGACGCTCGCGTTCTCCCGCGAGCTCGCGTCGCGAGTCGCGACGCTTCTCGCGCGGCTGACGGAGCTGGACCCGGGTGGCCAGCTGGCGAACAGGCCGTTTGCGTCGCTGATCGCGATCCTTCATCTAAGAGTTCCGCAGGGCAGGGTCGACGCCTCGAATCGCCTAGACGTGGTAGATGCGGTGCGGCGAGCAGTTCCGGCTGTTGCTCCCAAGGTGATGAGCAAGCTCATCACTGGCCACAACTCGGGAATGCTCATCCGGAATGGGCCCCGCTATCGGGCGTGGCCGACTCCGCGTATGAGGTCGACGTACGGCGACATCTTCGACAGCGTCGACGGCCTGACCGTCCGGATCATCGAGGATGCCTCGAAGTCCGGCGAGTGGAGGACGGTTGCAGACCTCATCGGCCACGTGACTCCTGCCGGTCGCATGCAGTCGCTGAACGCGCTGGCCGAGAGCTGGGGGTCGATAGACCCGGAGGCGCAGGCCGAGATCTCGAAGGTGTTGGCCGGTATAGCTGACCGACACCGACAGTTTCCGGAGGCACGGTGGTCGATGAGGGCCGAGGGTGCCGCCGAACTGGAGGAGTTCCTAGCACGGTTCGGTGCCTTGGATGCTAGCGCTTCGGATGCGTCGTTGTTCGGCTGGTGGCCCAAGGCCATCGATATGTCGACTGAAGTTGGGCGGGAGGAGGCCGAGCGTCGTCGGGTGGAGATTGCCACAAAGACCGCGAGGAATGGCGGTATCGACGCTGTCCGGGAGCTGGCGCGGGCCGTCGAGGCCGGTTATTCGGTTGGGTATGCGTTGGCCAAGTCGACCGACGAACTGGATGAGCAGATCCTCGATC
This window encodes:
- a CDS encoding IS110 family transposase, which encodes MDHDVVIGIDPHKASWYAAVVDSRHQLLGELRVSASRTGYRELRRLARRWPNVRWAIEGSNGLGRPLTQRLIDDGITVVDVPSKLSSRIRELATGHGRKTDQVDARSVAVAALTGADRQHRQDEDAETLRLLSEHRDELVRHRTQVINRLHVLLCQLLDGGAPKFLTAGQAATLLGRVRRPRGVRATRRALAVELVAEVRHLDKKITAAAGRLSDALEQVEPSLLNVPGVGPILAARIIGRVGSLARFPSADHFASYCGTAPIEVSSGDVTRHRLSRAGDRQLNHALHLIALSQIRSHQPARTYYQRKRAAGKGHREALRCLKRRLATVIYRHLAADQPPQTLTGA